Below is a window of Aphanothece sacrum FPU1 DNA.
GTTCCTTGGCAATTATGTATGTTCTTGCTAGGAATGATGATTATGATGAAGAATTGGGAAAATATTAAAATCTTAAGTTTAGTATTTTTCTTGTTATCCATTGCCTTGTATTTTACTTGGTTAAGTCCTATCATCAAACAATCATTAAAAGATAACAAAAAAGAAAAATTGAAGGAGATTGAGAAAATTTCTTCCTAACCTTTACTGACTTATTGATTAAAATTACTTCCGTATAAAGACTCTAGACTAGATAAACTAAGCCTGGCGACCCAGGCTTTTTAATTTGAATTTTGTTAGAATAATAATATGGAAATGCTATAGATTTATTGACAAGAGGAACAATATGCGTTATAAAGTCACCCTAAAAAAGACCGATGAAGGATATGCTATTTGGTGTCCAAACTTGCCTGGATGTTGTTCTCAAGGAGAAACAAAAGAAGAAGCTTTAAACAATATTAAAGATGCAATAGAATCGTACTTGTTTGTTCAGGAACAGCTTAAACAAGATGAAGAGTCTTGTTATGTAGAAGTTGAAGTTAATTATCCCTAAATTATCAGGAATTAATCATCAACGGGCAATTAAAGCATTTGAAAAAGCAGAATTTTATCTGGCCAGACAAGGTAAACATATTACCATGACAGATGGAGAAAAGATCATTACAATTCCTAGAGCAAATCCCATTAATGCCTATACAAT
It encodes the following:
- a CDS encoding type II toxin-antitoxin system HicB family antitoxin; the encoded protein is MRYKVTLKKTDEGYAIWCPNLPGCCSQGETKEEALNNIKDAIESYLFVQEQLKQDEESCYVEVEVNYP
- a CDS encoding type II toxin-antitoxin system HicA family toxin, with the translated sequence MPKLSGINHQRAIKAFEKAEFYLARQGKHITMTDGEKIITIPRANPINAYTMGTIIKGPGMTIEEFKKLL